The Delphinus delphis chromosome 10, mDelDel1.2, whole genome shotgun sequence genome includes a region encoding these proteins:
- the PEX6 gene encoding peroxisome biogenesis factor 6 — MALAVLRVLEPFPTETPPLAVLLPPGGPWPAAGLGLVLALRPAGESPAGPALLVAALEGPGAGTEEQGPGPPQLLVSRALLRLLALGSGAWVRARPVRRPPALGWALLGTSSGPGLGPRVGPLLVRRGETLPVPGPRVLETRPALQGLLGPGTRLAVTELRGRAKLGPETEDSSRPPPPPVVSSFAASGTVRRLRGVLGGTGDALGVSRSCLRSLSLFQGEWVWVTRAGESSNTSQPHLATVQVLEPRWDLCERLGPSSGQLGEPLADGLALVPATLAFNLGCDPLEVGELKIQRYLEGSSTPEDKGSCSVLPGPPFAKELHIEIVSSPHYSTNGTYDHVLYRHFQTPRAVQEGDVLCVPTVGQVEILEGSPEKLPRWREMFFKVKKTVGEAPDGPTRAYVADTTHTSLYLVGSTLSLVPRLPSGESTPWSSLSPPGLEGLVTELCAALKPRLQPGGALLTGTGSVLLRGPPGSGKTTAVAAACSCLGLHLLKVPCSSLCADSSGAVETKLQATFSRAGRCRPVVLLLTAVDLLGRDRDGLGEDARVVATLRRLLLDEDPLTSCPPLMVVATTSRAQDLPVDVQTAFPHELEVPVLSEGQRLSILRALTAHLPLGQEVNLAQLARRCAGFVVGDLYALLTHSSRAACTRIKNSGWAGGLSAEDEGELCAAGFPLLAEDFGQALEQLQSAHSQAVGAPKIPLVSWHDVGGLQEVKKEILETIQLPLEHPELLSLGLRRSGLLLHGPPGTGKTLLAKAVATECSLTFLSVKGPELINMYVGQSEENVRHVFARARAAAPCIIFFDELDSLAPSRGRSGDSGGVMDRVVSQLLAELDGLHSTQDVFVIGATNRPDLLDPALLRPGRFDKLVFVGVSEDRASQLRVLSAITRKFRLEPSVSLVDVLDHCPPQLTGADLYSLCSDAMTAALKRRVRDLEEGLEPGSSALLLTTEDLLQAAARLQPSVSEHELLRYKSIQRKFAAC; from the exons ATGGCGCTGGCAGTCTTGCGGGTCCTGGAGCCCTTCCCGACGGAGACACCCCCGTTGGCGGTGCTGCTGCCACCTGGGGGCCCGTGGCCTGCGGCGGGGCTGGGCCTGGTGCTGGCGCTGCGGCCTGCCGGGGAGAGCCCGGCAGGGCCGGCGCTGCTAGTGGCCGCCCTGGAGGGACCGGGCGCGGGCACCGAAGAGCAGGGGCCGGGGCCTCCGCAGCTGCTGGTGAGCCGCGCGCTGTTGCGGCTCCTGGCCCTGGGCTCCGGGGCATGGGTGCGGGCGCGGCCGGTGCGGCGGCCCCCGGCGCTGGGCTGGGCGCTGCTCGGCACCTCGTCTGGGCCCGGGCTCGGACCGAGAGTCGGGCCGTTGCTGGTGAGGCGCGGAGAGACCCTGCCAGTACCCGGACCGCGGGTGCTGGAGACGCGGCCGGCGTTACAAGGGCTACTGGGCCCAGGGACGCGACTAGCTGTGACTGAGCTCCGTGGGCGGGCCAAACTGGGTCCGGAGACTGAGGACAGCAGccggcccccacccccgccggtGGTGTCCTCCTTCGCGGCCTCTGGCACAGTCCGGCGACTCCGGGGAGTTCTGGGAGGGACTGGAGATGCATTGGGGGTGAGCCGGAGCTGTCTCCGTAGCCTCAGCCTCTTCCAGGGCGAATGGGTGTGGGTGACCCGGGCTGGGGAGTCATCGAACACTTCCCAGCCACACTTGGCCACGGTGCAGGTCCTAGAGCCTCGCTGGGACCTCTGTGAAAGGCTGGGACCCAGCTCTGGGCAGCTGGGAGAGCCCCTCGCTGACGGACTGGCCCTCGTGCCTGCTACTCTGGCTTTTAATCTCGGCTGTGATCCCCTGGAGGTGGGAGAGCTTAAAATTCAG AGATACTTGGAGGGCTCCAGCACCCCTGAAGACAAAGGAAGCTGCTCAGTGCTGCCTGGGCCTCCGTTTGCCAAAGAGTTACACATCGAAATTGTGTCCTCTCCTCACTACAGCACTAATGGAACTTATGACCATGTTCTTTACCGGCACTTTCAGACACCCAG GGCAGTCCAGGAAGGGGATGTTCTGTGTGTGCCAACAGTCGGACAAGTAGAGATCCTGGAAGGAAGCCCAGAGAAACTGCCCAG GTGGCGGGAGATGTTctttaaagtgaagaaaacagTTGGGGAAGCTCCGGATGGGCCAACCAGGGCCTACGTAGCTGACACCACCCACACCTCCTTGTACTTG GTGGGTTCTACCCTGAGCCTTGTTCCAAGGCTCCCTTCAGGTGAATCCACTCCCTGGAGCAGCTTGTCTCCTCCAGGCCTGGAGGGCTTGGTGACTGAGCTCTGTGCTGCCCTGAAGCCTCGCCTCCAGCCAGG GGGTGCCCTGCTGACAGGAACAGGCAGTGTCCTTCTACGGGGCCCCCCGGGCAGTGGGAAGACCACTGCAGTCGCTGCCGCCTGCAGCTGCCTCGGGCTCCACTTACTGAAG GTGCCCTGCTCCAGCCTCTGTGCAGACAGTAGCGGGGCTGTGGAGACAAAACTGCAGGCCACTTTCTCCCGGGCTGGGCGCTGCCGGCCTGTGGTTCTGTTGCTGACAGCTGTGGACCTGCTGGGCCGGGACCGTGATGGGCTAGGCGAGGATGCCCGTGTGGTGGCCACACTGCGTCGCCTCCTCCTGGATGAAGACCCCCTCACCAG CTGCCCTCCCCTGATGGTCGTGGCCACCACAAGCCGGGCCCAGGACCTGCCTGTGGATGTGCAGACAGCGTTTCCTCACGAGCTGGAGGTGCCTGTGCTGTCAGAGGGGCAGCGGCTCAGCATCCTGCGGGCCCTCACTGCCCACCTCCCACTGGGCCAAGAGGTGAACCTGGCGCAGCTGGCACGGCGGTGTGCA GGCTTTGTGGTAGGGGATCTCTATGCCCTTTTGACCCACAGCAGCCGGGCAGCCTGCACCAGGATCAAGAACTCGGG CTGGGCAGGTGGCTTGAGTGCGGAGGATGAGGGGGAGCTGTGTGCTGCTGGCTTTCCTCTCCTGGCTGAGGACTTTGGGCAGGCGCTGGAGCAGCTGCAGTCAGCTCACTCCCAGGCCGTCGGAGCCCCCAAG ATCCCCCTGGTGTCCTGGCACGATGTGGGTGGGCTGCAGGAGGTGAAGAAGGAGATTCTGGAGACTATTCAGCTCCCTCTAGAGCACCCTGAGCTGCTGAGCCTGGGCCTGAGGCGCTCTGGCCTTCTGCTCCACGGGCCCCCTGGCACGGGCAAGACCCTCCTGGCCAAGGCAGTAGCCACTGAGTGCAGCCTTACCTTCCTCAG CGTGAAGGGGCCCGAGCTGATCAACATGTACGTGGGCCAAAGCGAGGAGAATGTACGGCATg TGTTTGCCAGGGCCAGGGCCGCAGCTCCATGCATCATCTTCTTTGATGAACTGGACTCCTTGGCCCCAAGCCGGGGGCGAAGTGGAGACTCTGGAGGTGTGATGGACAG GGTGGTGTCTCAGCTCCTGGCCGAGCTGGACGGGCTTCACAGCACTCAGGATGTGTTTGTGATTGGAGCCACCAACAGACCAGACCTCCTGGACCCTGCCCTTCTGAGGCCCGGCAG GTTTGACAAGTTGGTGTTTGTGGGAGTGAGCGAGGACCGCGCCTCCCAGCTGCGTGTTCTGAGCGCCATCACGCGCAA ATTCAGGCTCGAGCCCTCTGTGAGCCTGGTGGACGTGCTGGACCACTGCCCACCCCAGCTGACGGGTGCAGACCTCTACTCGCTATGCTCCGATGCCATGACAGCTGCCCTCAAACGCAGGGTTCGGGACCTGGAGGAAG GCCTGGAGCCCGGGAGCTCGGCACTGCTGCTCACCACGGAGGACCTGCTGCAGGCTGCAGCCCGGCTACAGCCCTCGGTCAGTGAGCACGAGCTGCTCCGGTACAAGAGCATCCAGCGCAAGTTTGCTGCCTGCTAG
- the GNMT gene encoding glycine N-methyltransferase, with product MVDSVYRTRSLGVAAEGLPDQYADGEAARVWQLYIGDTRSRTDEYKAWLLGLLRQHGCQRVLDVACGTGVDSIMLVEEGFSVTSVDASDKMLKYALKERWNRRHEPAFDKWVIEEANWMTLDKDVPHPPRGGFDAVICLGNSFAHLPDCKGDQSEHRLALKNIASMVRSGGVLVIDHRNYDHILSTGCAPPGKNIYYKSDLTKDITTSVLTVNNKAHMVTLDYTVQVPGTGQSGSPDLSKFRLSYYPHCLASFTELLQTAFGGKCQHSVLGDFKPYKTGQAYIPCYFIHVLKKTD from the exons ATGGTGGACAGCGTGTACCGGACCCGCTCCCTAGGGGTGGCGGCTGAAGGGCTCCCGGACCAGTACGCGGACGGAGAGGCGGCGCGCGTGTGGCAGCTGTACATCGGGGACACCCGCAGCCGCACCGACGAGTACAAGGCCTGGCTGCTCGGGCTGCTGCGCCAGCACGGCTGCCAGCGGGTGCTCGACGTGGCCTGTGGCACTGG GGTGGACTCCATCATGCTGGTGGAAGAGGGCTTCAGTGTGACAAGCGTGGATGCCAGTGACAAGATGCTGAAGTATGCGCTTAAAGAGCGCTGGAACCGGCGGCACGAGCCTGCCTTTGACAAGTGGG TCATTGAAGAAGCCAACTGGATGACTCTGGACAAAGATGTGCCCCACCCACCACGGGGTGGCTTCGATGCTGTCATCTGCCTTGGAAACAGTTTTGCCCACTTGCCAGACTGCAAAG GGGACCAGAGTGAGCACCGGCTGGCCCTGAAGAACATCGCGAGCATGGTGAGGTCAGGGGGTGTGCTGGTCATCGATCATCGCAACTACGACCACATCCTCAGCACAGGCTGTGCACCGCCAGGAAAGAACATCTACTATAAG AGTGACCTGACCAAGGACATCACAACATCAGTACTGACGGTGAACAACAAGGCCCACATGGTGACCCTGGATTACACGGTGCAGGTGCCAGGGACTGGCCAGAGCGGTTCTCCTGACCTGAG TAAGTTCCGGCTCTCCTACTACCCTCACTGTTTGGCATCCTTTACGGAGCTGCTTCAAACAGCCTTCGGGGGCAAGTGCCAGCACAGCGTCCTGGGTGACTTCAAGCCTTACAAGACGGGCCAGGCCTACATCCCCTGCTACTTCATCCACGTGCTCAAGAAGACAGACTGA